A window of Solanum stenotomum isolate F172 chromosome 3, ASM1918654v1, whole genome shotgun sequence contains these coding sequences:
- the LOC125860250 gene encoding isoflavone reductase homolog A622-like → MEEKSKILIIGGTGYIGKYLVKESVKCGHSTFILVRESTLANPEKSKLIDTFKSIGVTLIYGDLSNQESLIKAIKQVDVVISTVGGGQFADQENIINAIKEAGNIKRFLPSEFGFDVDHVDAVEPAASHFALKAKIRGMIRSQGMIPYTFVISNWFADIFLPNFGDLQAKTPPKDKVVIFGDGNTKAIYVKEEDIATYTIKAIDDPRTLNTTLHIRPPANILSFNEIVSLWEKKFGKTLDKLYLPEENIPHMIQEEPDLPSKVNLAICHSVFVKGDSTNFEVDPSIGVEATELYPEVKYTTVNDYYNKFV, encoded by the exons ATGGAAGAGAAAAGCAAGATTTTAATAATTGGAGGGACAGGTTACATAGGAAAATACCTTGTGAAGGAAAGTGTAAAATGTGGGCACTCAACTTTCATTTTGGTTAGAGAAAGCACACTTGCAAATCCTGAGAAATCAAAACTCATAGACACATTCAAGAGTATTGGTGTTACACTAATTTAT GGAGATTTATCCAATCAAGAAAGCCTGATTAAGGCAATTAAGCAAGTTGATGTGGTGATTTCCACTGTTGGGGGAGGGCAATTTGCTGATCAAGAGAACATCATCAATGCAATTAAAGAAGCTGGAAATATAAAG AGATTTTTGCCTTCAGAATTTGGATTCGATGTGGATCATGTTGATGCAGTTGAGCCAGCAGCATCACATTTTGCTCTCAAGGCCAAAATCAGGGGGATGATAAGGTCACAAGGAATGATTCCATACACATTTGTGATCTCCAATTGGTTTGCTGATATCTTCTTGCCTAACTTTGGTGACTTACAAGCCAAAACCCCTCCTAAGGACAAAGTGGTCATTTTTGGTGATGGAAACACCAAAG CAATATATGTGAAGGAAGAAGACATAGCCACATACACTATCAAAGCAATAGATGATCCAAGAACTTTGAATACAACTCTTCACATAAGACCTCCTGCCAATATTTTGTCCTTCAATGAGATAGTGTCCTTGTGGGAGAAAAAATTTGGCAAGACACTTGACAAGTTGTATCTTCCAGAGGAAAATATTCCCCACATGATACAAG AGGAACCTGATCTTCCATCAAAAGTCAATTTGGCCATATGCCATTCAGTATTTGTCAAAGGAGATTCTACAAACTTTGAGGTTGATCCTTCTATAGGAGTTGAAGCCACAGAGCTTTACCCAGAAGTGAAATACACTACTGTCAATGACTACTACAATAAATTTGTCTAG
- the LOC125860241 gene encoding uncharacterized protein LOC125860241 isoform X1 — translation MVAPSSTSTSLKEYLKKYESNTNEEGKKKQKKKKKVKPNDVKGVVVVDEDPVWQKPVKIEDEEDESADEELPQVNEDIEVKRMKRLEQIRARRPFGSVSEDGSGWVSVSSTSNDQISDLCPTQKRPGRNDSPSPEPQLNPSSPAADLSPPRKPRARNDTPSPESGRKQPRTQEADLSPPRKRSARNDTQRTRIRTPSPEPQLKPSSAKDADLSPPRKRRVRNDTPELEMKPLSTRDADISPPRRQRARNDTPESDMKSLRSRDTDISPPRRRRTRNDTPSPEPKARPSADLSPPRRRQKYGQSVSDISDVSPPRRGSHAQGDSRADQATDLSPLRKKKAQNALEARPDSSTTKQGPKTGLVSGKVIKEEIDRTKKEDWMRFQEMDPLVSGRGAEPVYRDKITGQRMSKEEFLKSKKKKEEKEKPKEIKLEWGKGLAQKREMEVRLQELESEKDKPFARSRDDPELDTMLKERVRWGDPMAHLVKKKLDPILPDFGANEKMKDSGFIIPQDIPSHSWIKRGLDAAPNRYGIRPGRHWDGVDRSTGYEKELFKRTNEKQATEKEAYLWSVSDM, via the exons ATGGTGGCTCCATCTTCAACCTCTACCTCCCTGAAGGAGTacctaaaaaaatatgaaagtaacaccaatgaagaaggaaagaagaaacagaagaaaaagaagaaggttaAACCTAATGATGTCAAAGGTGTTGTCGTCGTTGACGAAGATCCTGTTTGGCAAAAGCCTGTAAAAATTGAAGATGAAGAGGATGAGTCAGCTG ATGAAGAGCTGCCTCAGGTAAATGAAGATATTGAAGTTAAGCGTATGAAGAGATTGGAACAGATTAGAGCTAGACGTCCATTTGGTTCTGTTTCAGAAGATGGAAGTGGTTGGGTATCTGTTTCAAGTACTTCTAATGACCAAATTTCTGATTTGTGCCCGACACAGAAAAGGCCTGGTCGAAATGATAGTCCCTCACCAGAACCTCAACTTAATCCATCAAGTCCTGCAGCTGATTTATCACCACCACGTAAACCTAGGGCTCGAAATGATACACCCTCTCCAGAAAGTGGGCGCAAGCAACCAAGAACTCAAGAGGCTGATCTGTCGCCACCTCGCAAACGTAGTGCCAGGAATGATACACAGAGGACTAGGATTCGTACACCTTCACCTGAACCCCAGTTGAAGCCTTCAAGTGCAAAAGATGCTGATTTGTCACCACCACGTAAGCGGAGGGTTCGGAATGATACACCTGAACTTGAAATGAAGCCTTTGAGCACTAGAGATGCTGATATTTCACCACCACGTAGACAAAGGGCTCGGAATGATACACCTGAATCTGATATGAAGTCCTTGAGAAGTAGAGATACAGATATCTCACCACCAAGGAGACGTAGAACTCGAAATGATACCCCTTCACCAGAACCCAAAGCCAGGCCTTCTGCTGATTTGTCACCACCAAGACGGAGGCAAAAGTACGGCCAAAGTGTTTCGGATATCTCTGATGTTTCTCCTCCTCGACGAGGTTCCCATGCTCAAGGTGATTCGAGAGCTGATCAAGCTACAGATCTCTCACCCTTGAGGAAAAAGAAAGCTCAAAATGCACTGGAGGCACGTCCAGATTCATCCACTACGAAGCAGGGACCAAAGACTGGTTTGGTTAGTGGCAAAGTTATCAAAGAAGAAATTGATAGGACAAAGAAGGAAGACTGGATGAG GTTTCAGGAAATGGATCCTTTGGTTAGTGGCCGTGGTGCTGAACCGGTATATCGGGATAAAATTACAG GACAACGGATGTCAAAGGAGGAGTTCTTGAAgtccaagaagaagaaggaagagaaGGAGAAGCCAAAG GAAATAAAACTGGAATGGGGAAAGGGCTTGGCTCAAAAGCGTGAGATGGAGGTTAGGCTTCAGGAACTGGAAAGTGAGAAGGACAAGCCGTTTGCACGGAGCAG AGATGATCCAGAACTCGACACAATGCTGAAGGAAAGAGTTCGATGGGGTGACCCAATGGCACATTTGGTTAAG AAAAAGCTGGATCCAATTCTGCCGGACTTTGGGGCTAATGAGAAAATGAAGGACTCTGGTTTTATAATCCCTCAGGATATCCCTTCTCACAGCTGGATAAAAAGAGGCTTGGATGCAGCACCTAATCGTTATGGGATAAGGCCAGGGCGACACTGGGATGGGGTTGACCGGAGCACAG GATATGAGAAGGAGTTGTTCAAGAGGACGAATGAGAAACAAGCAACAGAAAAAGAAGCATATCTGTGGTCCGTCTCCGACATGTGA
- the LOC125860241 gene encoding uncharacterized protein LOC125860241 isoform X2, translated as MKRMSQLVMYFKDEELPQVNEDIEVKRMKRLEQIRARRPFGSVSEDGSGWVSVSSTSNDQISDLCPTQKRPGRNDSPSPEPQLNPSSPAADLSPPRKPRARNDTPSPESGRKQPRTQEADLSPPRKRSARNDTQRTRIRTPSPEPQLKPSSAKDADLSPPRKRRVRNDTPELEMKPLSTRDADISPPRRQRARNDTPESDMKSLRSRDTDISPPRRRRTRNDTPSPEPKARPSADLSPPRRRQKYGQSVSDISDVSPPRRGSHAQGDSRADQATDLSPLRKKKAQNALEARPDSSTTKQGPKTGLVSGKVIKEEIDRTKKEDWMRFQEMDPLVSGRGAEPVYRDKITGQRMSKEEFLKSKKKKEEKEKPKEIKLEWGKGLAQKREMEVRLQELESEKDKPFARSRDDPELDTMLKERVRWGDPMAHLVKKKLDPILPDFGANEKMKDSGFIIPQDIPSHSWIKRGLDAAPNRYGIRPGRHWDGVDRSTGYEKELFKRTNEKQATEKEAYLWSVSDM; from the exons ATGAAGAGGATGAGTCAGCTGGTAATGTATTTCAAAG ATGAAGAGCTGCCTCAGGTAAATGAAGATATTGAAGTTAAGCGTATGAAGAGATTGGAACAGATTAGAGCTAGACGTCCATTTGGTTCTGTTTCAGAAGATGGAAGTGGTTGGGTATCTGTTTCAAGTACTTCTAATGACCAAATTTCTGATTTGTGCCCGACACAGAAAAGGCCTGGTCGAAATGATAGTCCCTCACCAGAACCTCAACTTAATCCATCAAGTCCTGCAGCTGATTTATCACCACCACGTAAACCTAGGGCTCGAAATGATACACCCTCTCCAGAAAGTGGGCGCAAGCAACCAAGAACTCAAGAGGCTGATCTGTCGCCACCTCGCAAACGTAGTGCCAGGAATGATACACAGAGGACTAGGATTCGTACACCTTCACCTGAACCCCAGTTGAAGCCTTCAAGTGCAAAAGATGCTGATTTGTCACCACCACGTAAGCGGAGGGTTCGGAATGATACACCTGAACTTGAAATGAAGCCTTTGAGCACTAGAGATGCTGATATTTCACCACCACGTAGACAAAGGGCTCGGAATGATACACCTGAATCTGATATGAAGTCCTTGAGAAGTAGAGATACAGATATCTCACCACCAAGGAGACGTAGAACTCGAAATGATACCCCTTCACCAGAACCCAAAGCCAGGCCTTCTGCTGATTTGTCACCACCAAGACGGAGGCAAAAGTACGGCCAAAGTGTTTCGGATATCTCTGATGTTTCTCCTCCTCGACGAGGTTCCCATGCTCAAGGTGATTCGAGAGCTGATCAAGCTACAGATCTCTCACCCTTGAGGAAAAAGAAAGCTCAAAATGCACTGGAGGCACGTCCAGATTCATCCACTACGAAGCAGGGACCAAAGACTGGTTTGGTTAGTGGCAAAGTTATCAAAGAAGAAATTGATAGGACAAAGAAGGAAGACTGGATGAG GTTTCAGGAAATGGATCCTTTGGTTAGTGGCCGTGGTGCTGAACCGGTATATCGGGATAAAATTACAG GACAACGGATGTCAAAGGAGGAGTTCTTGAAgtccaagaagaagaaggaagagaaGGAGAAGCCAAAG GAAATAAAACTGGAATGGGGAAAGGGCTTGGCTCAAAAGCGTGAGATGGAGGTTAGGCTTCAGGAACTGGAAAGTGAGAAGGACAAGCCGTTTGCACGGAGCAG AGATGATCCAGAACTCGACACAATGCTGAAGGAAAGAGTTCGATGGGGTGACCCAATGGCACATTTGGTTAAG AAAAAGCTGGATCCAATTCTGCCGGACTTTGGGGCTAATGAGAAAATGAAGGACTCTGGTTTTATAATCCCTCAGGATATCCCTTCTCACAGCTGGATAAAAAGAGGCTTGGATGCAGCACCTAATCGTTATGGGATAAGGCCAGGGCGACACTGGGATGGGGTTGACCGGAGCACAG GATATGAGAAGGAGTTGTTCAAGAGGACGAATGAGAAACAAGCAACAGAAAAAGAAGCATATCTGTGGTCCGTCTCCGACATGTGA
- the LOC125859138 gene encoding agamous-like MADS-box protein AGL62 translates to MADKKTKGRQKIPLEKIKKEADLKVAFSKRCSTLYTKASKIVRDCNVDIGIVVSSPSGKNQYSFVHPTTDVVIDRFVNPTMELDLGTRLVAENARNIAIQNNIRLNELDAREAAAKEKMRFLEQMDKTRDKCWWESVDQINAENITTFETTLNSTEGILNDQLKKLEIETSSSPLENADN, encoded by the coding sequence ATGGCGGATAAGAAAACAAAAGGACGGCAAAAAATTCCactagagaaaataaaaaaagaagctGATCTGAAAGTCGCATTTTCCAAACGTTGTTCGACGTTATATACAAAGGCAAGTAAGATCGTAAGAGATTGTAACGTCGATATTGGAATAGTTGTATCTTCTCCAAGTGGTAAGAACCAATATTCGTTTGTTCACCCAACTACTGATGTAGTCATTGATCGATTTGTGAACCCCACAATGGAATTAGATCTGGGTACGAGACTCGTTGCTGAAAATGCAAGGAACATTGCAATTCAGAACAACATCAGGCTGAATGAACTAGATGCAAGAGAAGCAGCTGCAAAGGAAAAAATGCGTTTTTTAGAACAAATGGACAAGACTAGAGATAAATGTTGGTGGGAGTCTGTTGACCAAATCAATGCAGAGAATATAACCACATTTGAAACTACATTAAATTCGACCGAGGGTATCTTAAACGATCAATTGAAGAAGCTAGAAATTGAAACATCGTCCTCCCCACTAGAAAATGCAGATAACTAA